From Pseudoalteromonas rubra, one genomic window encodes:
- a CDS encoding YbaB/EbfC family nucleoid-associated protein has translation MFKGGMGNIMKQAQQMQERMEKAQEEIKNLEVVGEAGAGLVKVTMLGSHNVRRVEIDESLMEDDKDMIEDLLAAAVNDAVRRVGEESQKRMSEVTGGMQMPPGFKMPF, from the coding sequence ATGTTTAAAGGTGGAATGGGCAATATCATGAAGCAGGCGCAGCAAATGCAAGAGCGCATGGAAAAAGCCCAGGAAGAGATTAAAAACCTTGAAGTTGTTGGCGAAGCCGGTGCTGGCCTGGTTAAAGTCACTATGCTTGGTAGCCACAACGTGCGCCGTGTAGAAATCGACGAAAGCCTGATGGAAGATGACAAAGACATGATCGAAGACTTGCTAGCAGCAGCGGTCAATGACGCTGTGCGTCGCGTAGGTGAAGAGTCGCAAAAACGCATGTCAGAAGTCACCGGTGGCATGCAGATGCCTCCGGGCTTCAAAATGCCTTTTTAA
- a CDS encoding DUF1330 domain-containing protein, producing MVYEYLVGLAVSDDAVYTQYRAAMKPILSQYHGGFGYDFIVSEVLKSETSALINRVFTIHFPSKEASERFFSDEDYLKVKARYFDSSVTHTTIISEYDKQL from the coding sequence ATGGTGTATGAATATTTAGTCGGGTTAGCCGTATCGGATGATGCGGTATATACGCAGTATAGGGCAGCAATGAAGCCTATATTAAGTCAGTATCATGGTGGGTTCGGATACGACTTTATCGTCAGTGAAGTCCTCAAATCCGAGACTAGTGCACTGATTAACCGGGTTTTCACTATCCACTTTCCAAGTAAAGAGGCGTCCGAGCGTTTTTTCTCTGATGAAGATTATTTAAAGGTCAAAGCAAGGTACTTCGATTCATCAGTTACGCACACCACGATTATTTCTGAATATGACAAACAGCTCTAA
- a CDS encoding rhomboid family intramembrane serine protease — MSKRALILPPNFMWVVYAMILMISVHLLGSVFGLPVGRFGVIPLSINHLSGVFTAPFIHGSWGHLVSNLVGLSISGYLAARLPNFKRVTLFIVVATGLLVWLFAGSGNHIGASGVVMGYFGLLLGAAVFNRNVLGIVSFIALLILTYYANISFLATLFDFSAQTSSSSHIFGFISGLSAAYITKTKRINVSVE, encoded by the coding sequence ATGAGCAAGCGCGCATTGATTTTACCGCCCAATTTTATGTGGGTTGTTTACGCGATGATACTGATGATCTCAGTACACCTGTTAGGCAGTGTCTTTGGCTTACCTGTAGGGCGTTTTGGCGTGATACCACTGAGTATCAACCATTTGAGCGGTGTGTTTACTGCGCCTTTTATCCATGGTAGCTGGGGCCATTTGGTGAGCAATCTGGTAGGCTTGTCCATCAGTGGGTATCTGGCTGCCAGGTTGCCTAACTTTAAAAGGGTAACCTTGTTCATTGTGGTTGCGACAGGGTTGCTTGTCTGGCTTTTTGCTGGTTCAGGTAATCACATTGGTGCATCGGGTGTGGTTATGGGCTATTTTGGTTTACTGCTTGGCGCAGCCGTATTTAACCGCAACGTGCTGGGTATTGTGAGTTTTATCGCTTTATTGATACTCACTTATTACGCCAACATCAGTTTTTTAGCGACCCTCTTTGACTTCTCTGCACAAACTAGCAGTTCAAGCCATATTTTTGGTTTTATCAGTGGATTAAGTGCTGCTTATATTACGAAGACAAAGCGCATAAACGTGAGTGTAGAGTAG
- the dnaX gene encoding DNA polymerase III subunit gamma/tau, with protein sequence MSYQVLARKWRPQSFHEMMGQEHVKQALINALNEQRLHHAYLFTGTRGVGKTTIARIFAKSLNCEVGITSTPCGQCSACEEIEAGKFIDLIEIDAASRTKVEDTREILDNVQYAPTRGRYKVYLIDEVHMLSKHSFNALLKTLEEPPEHVKFLLATTDPQKLPITILSRCLQFNLNAMAQSQIVTQLSQILPQESVNFEEPALEVLAKAADGSMRDALSLTDQAIAQTNGQLSLPAVQQMLGLMDSSHAVLLMAAVLSQDGEALLAEVADIALKNGNFTSVLDDLISLLHLVQLTQLVPQAANFGQFEAEQVKTLAQQLTPQNTQFMYQLLLAGKKDLSWAPEPKLGFEMIMLRLLAFEQADFSLPTGSVPASAAKDPGKVSKLRDMLSTKPRGPQAQTSASAPEHPSASTQSQAVTPDPQPAPQQNAEVAAQSGATQTHQSAPPAQVQQNDVPVIAHKADVPAHQVPVSQAIPERVAPVIQGEGAAPKQTPPSAPQSMPGDASIEQQYQDIMAQAESQGYEQYQSEPQSQPKAAHQQSDPTLDQGQQPEHAPVQQLAQKQQQAQSAIARILQNRQISGAGKLLRGEDEGKKSEPQQGAGPESGAVASGRHFPPTSAEPVQSGPAETQMQEPMPQQSFQPVAPVRKAKKPDMAERFKKDESKLAPELLEQLAPQAPGEQETQENTLDIPAPENFVSPISDIKFAYQKDDWAQMIEQMQLGGRVRQFALHAMFNRQDQHCTLQVEQSQQHLDSSMLREKLHESLTERLNAPVELNIEFVDAVNNTPFLIQQDIDQQRYLQAVDAVNHDPVIQAFAREFEALVDEKSVRAL encoded by the coding sequence ATGAGTTATCAGGTTCTGGCGCGTAAATGGCGCCCACAGTCGTTCCACGAGATGATGGGGCAGGAGCATGTTAAACAGGCGCTCATAAATGCATTGAATGAGCAACGTTTGCATCATGCCTATCTGTTCACAGGTACTCGCGGAGTGGGTAAAACGACCATTGCCAGGATCTTCGCTAAGAGCCTGAATTGTGAGGTGGGGATCACCTCCACCCCGTGTGGTCAATGTAGTGCGTGTGAAGAGATCGAAGCCGGTAAGTTCATTGATCTCATCGAGATAGATGCTGCATCGCGCACAAAAGTTGAAGACACGAGAGAAATTCTGGACAACGTGCAATATGCGCCAACTCGCGGTCGCTACAAAGTGTATCTCATCGATGAAGTGCACATGTTGTCCAAGCATAGCTTTAATGCTTTGCTTAAAACTCTGGAAGAGCCACCGGAGCACGTTAAGTTTCTGTTGGCGACCACAGATCCACAAAAATTACCGATCACCATTTTATCGCGTTGTTTGCAGTTTAACCTCAATGCGATGGCACAGAGCCAGATAGTAACGCAACTGTCGCAAATTTTGCCTCAGGAATCTGTCAATTTTGAAGAGCCCGCGCTAGAAGTACTGGCTAAAGCCGCAGACGGCAGTATGCGTGATGCGCTCAGCCTGACCGATCAGGCGATTGCACAAACTAATGGTCAGTTGAGTTTGCCCGCAGTACAGCAAATGCTGGGCCTGATGGACAGTAGTCATGCGGTATTACTGATGGCAGCTGTACTGTCACAAGACGGGGAAGCCTTACTAGCGGAAGTTGCGGACATCGCACTGAAAAATGGTAATTTTACCAGCGTACTGGATGATTTGATTAGCTTACTGCATCTGGTGCAGTTAACTCAGTTGGTTCCTCAGGCGGCTAATTTTGGTCAGTTTGAGGCTGAGCAAGTGAAGACGCTAGCGCAGCAATTAACGCCGCAAAACACCCAGTTTATGTATCAGTTATTGTTGGCCGGAAAAAAAGATCTGAGCTGGGCGCCTGAGCCGAAGCTGGGCTTTGAAATGATCATGTTGAGATTGCTGGCATTTGAACAGGCTGACTTTAGCCTGCCGACTGGTTCGGTACCTGCCTCAGCTGCAAAAGATCCTGGAAAGGTCAGCAAACTCAGAGATATGCTGAGTACGAAGCCACGTGGTCCACAGGCGCAAACCAGTGCATCTGCCCCTGAACATCCTAGTGCATCAACGCAAAGTCAGGCGGTAACGCCAGATCCGCAGCCCGCACCGCAACAGAACGCGGAAGTGGCTGCACAGTCAGGCGCAACACAGACACATCAGAGTGCTCCGCCTGCACAGGTGCAACAAAATGATGTACCAGTTATTGCTCACAAAGCGGATGTCCCTGCGCACCAAGTTCCGGTATCGCAGGCCATACCAGAGCGAGTGGCACCAGTTATTCAGGGTGAAGGCGCAGCTCCGAAACAGACTCCTCCTTCAGCACCTCAGTCGATGCCGGGCGATGCCTCGATTGAGCAACAATACCAGGACATTATGGCTCAGGCCGAATCTCAGGGGTATGAGCAGTACCAGAGCGAGCCTCAGTCTCAGCCAAAGGCAGCGCATCAGCAATCGGATCCGACATTGGATCAAGGTCAACAACCGGAGCATGCACCGGTTCAGCAACTTGCACAAAAGCAGCAGCAAGCGCAGTCGGCCATTGCCCGAATATTACAAAACCGGCAAATTTCCGGGGCGGGTAAGTTATTGCGAGGAGAGGACGAAGGAAAAAAGTCTGAGCCACAGCAGGGAGCTGGACCTGAGTCCGGCGCTGTTGCATCAGGCAGACATTTCCCGCCAACGTCAGCAGAGCCTGTGCAAAGTGGACCTGCGGAAACCCAGATGCAAGAGCCAATGCCTCAGCAAAGCTTTCAGCCTGTTGCACCGGTCCGTAAAGCTAAAAAGCCAGATATGGCTGAGCGCTTTAAAAAAGATGAAAGTAAGCTGGCGCCTGAGCTGCTTGAGCAATTAGCACCACAAGCTCCAGGCGAGCAAGAAACGCAGGAAAATACACTGGATATTCCTGCTCCAGAGAATTTTGTCAGTCCAATCAGCGATATTAAATTCGCTTATCAAAAAGATGACTGGGCGCAGATGATTGAACAAATGCAGCTCGGTGGCCGGGTAAGGCAGTTTGCACTGCATGCCATGTTTAATCGTCAGGACCAGCACTGTACATTACAAGTGGAGCAAAGTCAGCAGCATCTGGATTCCAGTATGCTCAGAGAAAAACTGCATGAAAGTCTGACTGAGCGACTAAATGCACCGGTCGAGTTGAATATCGAATTTGTTGACGCAGTGAACAACACGCCATTTCTTATCCAGCAGGATATTGATCAGCAGAGATACCTGCAGGCGGTTGATGCGGTTAATCATGACCCCGTGATCCAGGCCTTTGCCCGTGAGTTTGAGGCCTTGGTCGATGAAAAATCGGTAAGGGCATTGTAA
- a CDS encoding HvfB family MNIO-type RiPP peptide maturase, translating to MNKPFGMVGMGLRREMLDEILATPPQQVDYYEVAPENWMTLGGKYAAQFSELTARHPFVCHGLSLSLGSPAPLDTEFVSDLKSFFSQHNIRCYSEHLSYCSGDGHMYDLMPIPFTEEAVMHTAARIREAQARLERRIAVENVSYYAAPGQQLSELDFTLAVLEEADCDLLLDVNNIYVNSINHGYDASAFLAAMPSERIAYGHIAGHYVEAEDLLVDTHGDAVCDPVWQLLQEAYRIHGVFPTLLERDFNIPPMPQLLDEVDQIHALQRLDKSHRGIA from the coding sequence ATGAATAAACCGTTTGGTATGGTGGGTATGGGCCTGAGGCGTGAAATGCTGGATGAGATTCTGGCTACGCCGCCTCAGCAGGTAGACTATTACGAAGTCGCACCAGAAAACTGGATGACGCTCGGTGGCAAATACGCTGCTCAGTTTTCAGAGTTAACGGCCCGGCACCCATTTGTCTGTCATGGTTTATCATTATCACTTGGATCACCGGCACCGCTAGATACCGAGTTTGTCAGTGATCTGAAGTCTTTTTTTAGCCAACATAACATACGCTGCTACAGCGAACACTTGAGCTATTGTTCAGGGGACGGACACATGTATGATTTGATGCCGATCCCTTTTACTGAAGAAGCCGTCATGCATACCGCTGCACGGATCCGGGAAGCGCAAGCACGCCTGGAGCGTCGTATCGCGGTAGAAAACGTCTCCTATTACGCAGCACCTGGTCAGCAATTATCAGAGTTGGATTTTACCCTGGCGGTATTGGAAGAAGCTGATTGTGATTTGCTGCTGGATGTGAACAATATTTACGTTAACTCAATTAATCATGGTTATGATGCCAGCGCATTTCTAGCTGCGATGCCCAGTGAGCGGATTGCATATGGCCACATTGCCGGTCATTATGTTGAGGCAGAGGATCTGCTCGTCGATACGCATGGCGATGCAGTGTGCGACCCTGTCTGGCAGCTATTGCAGGAGGCGTATCGCATACATGGTGTGTTTCCGACTTTGCTTGAACGAGACTTCAATATTCCCCCTATGCCTCAGTTATTGGATGAGGTGGATCAGATCCATGCCTTACAGCGTCTGGATAAATCACATAGAGGGATCGCCTGA
- a CDS encoding HvfC family RiPP maturation protein, with protein sequence MSFQQIQADFMAHIKNPGKNPAPKDIEDRRMQVYRELFFNNIEGFVASTFPVLKSLYDEQAWLTLVRAFFSQHDCLSPYFLDISREFLGFLQEGYTSTPADPPFMLELAHYEWTELEVAIVQEAEAELPIPLPLSEQSGLYLAQAARSVSYQYPVHQITCDYQPQSTSGPHCFIVYRDRAFDVQFIETNPMTALLVQNIVVNPGITIGGLAAHLAEQFSQFDEETLINGAIQTLSQFVRLGILVDKKA encoded by the coding sequence ATGTCATTTCAGCAAATCCAGGCCGATTTTATGGCTCACATTAAGAACCCTGGCAAAAACCCTGCGCCGAAAGACATTGAAGACAGGCGCATGCAAGTTTATCGCGAGCTATTTTTCAATAATATTGAAGGATTTGTCGCCTCTACATTTCCGGTGCTGAAAAGCCTCTATGATGAACAAGCCTGGCTAACTTTGGTACGGGCGTTTTTTAGTCAACACGATTGCCTGTCTCCTTACTTTTTGGATATTAGCCGGGAATTTTTGGGCTTTTTGCAAGAAGGGTATACATCTACACCTGCGGATCCGCCTTTTATGCTCGAACTGGCCCATTATGAATGGACCGAATTGGAAGTTGCGATTGTGCAGGAAGCCGAAGCAGAGTTGCCAATACCGCTGCCTTTGTCTGAGCAGTCGGGGCTGTATCTGGCACAGGCTGCGCGCAGTGTAAGTTATCAGTATCCTGTGCATCAGATAACTTGTGACTATCAGCCCCAGAGCACCTCAGGCCCTCATTGTTTTATTGTTTATCGCGACAGAGCATTTGACGTACAATTTATCGAAACTAACCCGATGACGGCATTGTTGGTCCAAAATATTGTTGTCAACCCCGGGATAACCATAGGTGGGTTGGCTGCACATCTGGCCGAGCAATTTAGCCAATTTGACGAAGAGACCCTGATTAATGGCGCAATCCAGACGCTTAGTCAGTTTGTTCGCCTTGGCATATTGGTCGATAAAAAAGCATAA
- a CDS encoding tRNA-dihydrouridine synthase: MKLFLAPMEGVVDFKMRELLTDLGGFDMCVTEFIRVVDLTLPRRVFVRYCPELLNGGLTRAGTPVRIQLLGQVPHALAANARKAVKLGSHGVDLNFGCPAKTVNKSKGGAVLLKAPEQIYQIIRAVREAVPHEHEVSAKIRLGFDDDANSTEIVDAVQSAGASSLVIHARTKRDGYKPPAYWEKIPPLLERLTIPVVANGEIWQVEDAMRCQQRSACDNLMLGRGALATPDLAAKIKAHVEGRDYRPLEWQEVVYHILHSSMHQDPEVGEKYFSSRTKQWLGYLKLQYPQAHTLFDEIKRLKSKDDVVSVLDKYAKSPLLDSNHNNEPTA; the protein is encoded by the coding sequence ATGAAACTATTTTTGGCCCCGATGGAGGGCGTTGTCGATTTCAAAATGCGCGAACTACTCACTGATCTCGGTGGGTTCGATATGTGTGTCACTGAGTTTATTCGTGTTGTAGACCTGACACTGCCGCGCCGTGTCTTTGTCCGTTACTGTCCTGAACTCCTCAATGGCGGTTTAACCCGCGCAGGCACGCCTGTGCGCATTCAGCTGCTTGGCCAGGTGCCCCATGCATTGGCCGCGAATGCCAGAAAAGCCGTAAAGCTAGGCTCTCACGGTGTTGATCTTAATTTTGGGTGTCCGGCTAAAACGGTCAACAAGAGTAAAGGTGGCGCAGTACTGCTCAAAGCGCCTGAGCAAATATATCAGATCATTCGCGCTGTTCGCGAAGCGGTACCGCACGAGCATGAAGTCAGTGCCAAAATTCGACTCGGCTTTGACGACGATGCAAACAGCACCGAAATTGTCGACGCCGTGCAAAGCGCAGGCGCATCCAGTCTGGTGATCCACGCCCGCACCAAACGGGATGGCTATAAGCCACCGGCCTACTGGGAAAAAATTCCTCCGCTGTTAGAGCGACTGACAATTCCTGTTGTTGCCAATGGCGAAATATGGCAGGTAGAAGACGCCATGCGTTGCCAGCAGCGCAGCGCCTGCGACAATCTGATGTTAGGCCGCGGCGCCCTGGCAACACCGGATCTAGCCGCCAAGATAAAAGCACACGTCGAAGGACGAGACTACCGTCCACTTGAGTGGCAGGAAGTGGTTTACCACATATTGCATTCCTCAATGCATCAGGACCCTGAGGTGGGTGAAAAGTACTTTTCCTCACGCACCAAACAGTGGCTAGGTTACTTAAAGTTACAGTATCCTCAGGCTCATACCTTATTCGATGAAATAAAACGTCTGAAAAGCAAAGATGACGTGGTATCCGTGCTGGATAAATACGCAAAGTCCCCGCTGCTTGATTCAAATCATAACAATGAGCCGACTGCCTAA
- a CDS encoding TraR/DksA C4-type zinc finger protein produces the protein MNENLKNHYQVKLQAELDQIRHEFLADLKQASNHATEALISTLQSAPPHEWVDIATDRICPGQFPNFERLVKVEAAICQMDIGQFGYCCDCEKKIEDTLLAVDPAAQRCLECLAKQK, from the coding sequence ATGAATGAGAATTTAAAGAATCACTATCAGGTAAAACTGCAGGCTGAGCTCGACCAGATCCGACACGAGTTTCTTGCGGATTTGAAGCAAGCCAGTAACCATGCGACCGAGGCGTTGATCAGCACACTACAGTCAGCGCCACCACACGAATGGGTCGATATCGCGACTGACAGGATCTGTCCGGGTCAATTTCCGAACTTTGAACGCCTGGTCAAAGTAGAAGCCGCGATTTGCCAGATGGACATAGGCCAGTTTGGCTACTGCTGCGACTGTGAGAAAAAAATTGAAGACACCCTGCTCGCTGTTGACCCAGCCGCACAAAGGTGCCTTGAGTGCCTGGCTAAGCAGAAGTAA
- the prfH gene encoding peptide chain release factor H: MILLQLSSGQGPAECCRAVALAVSRITRQCHKTGVGLTVIDTTFSGNKEGYKSVLLRLNSADGDTIATQLAYQWQGSMLWVCQSPYRPRHKRKNWFFSGTVTKLDEHSMSQQITFQRCRASGAGGQHVNTTDSAVRATHTETGISVRAQSERSQHANKRIAIALIHNKLEAMKSQQRHDQTKMRWQQHQTLERGAPKRTFTGEEFKEKR; the protein is encoded by the coding sequence ATGATTTTGTTGCAACTTTCTTCAGGACAAGGCCCGGCGGAATGCTGTCGGGCTGTCGCTTTGGCTGTGAGTCGTATCACGCGACAGTGTCACAAAACAGGTGTCGGGCTCACCGTGATTGACACGACCTTCTCCGGCAACAAAGAAGGATACAAATCCGTTTTGCTCAGATTGAATTCTGCAGATGGTGATACCATAGCGACACAACTCGCATACCAGTGGCAAGGCTCAATGCTGTGGGTATGTCAAAGCCCGTACCGGCCAAGGCATAAACGCAAAAACTGGTTTTTTAGCGGCACAGTTACAAAGCTAGATGAACATTCAATGAGTCAACAAATCACCTTTCAGCGCTGTCGGGCTTCGGGTGCAGGTGGCCAGCATGTCAACACCACAGATTCTGCTGTCAGGGCAACACATACCGAGACAGGGATCAGCGTCAGAGCCCAAAGTGAACGTAGTCAGCATGCCAATAAGCGGATCGCCATCGCCCTCATACACAACAAACTGGAAGCAATGAAATCCCAGCAACGACATGATCAGACCAAAATGCGCTGGCAGCAACACCAGACACTTGAAAGAGGTGCGCCAAAGCGCACCTTCACAGGTGAAGAGTTTAAGGAAAAACGATGA
- a CDS encoding HvfA family oxazolone/thioamide-modified RiPP metallophore, which yields MKSVKKTNTLAMTLGAAVVTAATFSAPEAAANPFSFEQMTAGYQLDAGEGKCGEGKCGGDAKGKKEGKCGEGKCGGDAKGKKEGKCGEGKCGGDAKGKKEGKCGEGKCGGDAKGKKEGKCGEGKCGGKTKKEGKCGEGKCGGHA from the coding sequence ATGAAATCAGTAAAGAAAACTAACACACTTGCAATGACATTAGGTGCTGCTGTCGTTACTGCGGCTACATTCAGCGCACCAGAGGCTGCTGCTAATCCATTTAGCTTTGAGCAGATGACAGCTGGTTATCAGTTAGACGCAGGTGAAGGCAAATGCGGCGAAGGTAAATGTGGCGGTGATGCTAAAGGTAAAAAAGAAGGCAAATGCGGCGAAGGTAAATGTGGCGGCGATGCCAAAGGTAAAAAAGAAGGCAAGTGCGGCGAAGGTAAATGTGGCGGCGATGCCAAAGGCAAAAAAGAAGGCAAATGCGGTGAAGGCAAATGTGGCGGCGATGCCAAAGGTAAAAAAGAAGGCAAATGCGGCGAAGGTAAATGTGGTGGCAAAACCAAAAAAGAAGGTAAGTGTGGTGAAGGCAAATGCGGTGGCCACGCATAA
- a CDS encoding RNA ligase RtcB family protein — protein MGRSVQQITPNVSLIASEETWIEGLAIQQLKKTSELAGMQQVAGMPDLHPGRGYPIGAAFFTTDQIYPALVGNDIGCGMSLWQTAMKTSKVHLDKLVKKFAHVESPLDESWCDYVAERKQAKQIDNKQFDHALGTIGGGNHFAEFQSIDKIYDETTINELGLDKRSLQLLVHSGSRGLGQSILVEHVSRFNHAGLAHSDSAFGAYLTRHDEALRWAELNRELIALRFLGAIRTKGTCVLDINHNLMSPKTLAGVEGWLHRKGATPSDKGCVMIPGSRGDYSYLVKPKNTTEPHVSLYSLAHGAGRKWKRGECQGRLSHKYKRDDLYRTELGSRVICGNKELLYDEAPQAYKKCETVIADMEDAGLIDVVARFKPVLTFKTNGDCSG, from the coding sequence ATGGGCAGATCCGTCCAACAAATTACACCCAACGTCAGCCTGATCGCGTCTGAAGAGACCTGGATTGAGGGTTTGGCAATTCAACAACTTAAAAAAACATCAGAGTTAGCTGGTATGCAGCAGGTTGCCGGTATGCCGGACCTACACCCGGGCAGAGGCTACCCGATTGGCGCGGCATTTTTTACCACAGATCAGATTTATCCTGCTCTGGTCGGCAACGATATCGGTTGTGGTATGTCGCTCTGGCAAACAGCAATGAAAACATCAAAAGTGCATCTGGACAAGCTGGTCAAAAAGTTTGCCCATGTTGAGTCTCCACTTGATGAAAGCTGGTGCGACTATGTTGCAGAGCGAAAACAAGCAAAGCAAATAGACAACAAGCAATTTGATCATGCTCTGGGCACAATTGGCGGAGGTAATCACTTCGCTGAATTTCAATCCATTGACAAGATCTACGACGAGACAACCATCAATGAATTAGGGCTGGACAAGCGCAGCTTGCAACTACTGGTGCATTCAGGCTCTCGGGGGCTTGGGCAATCAATTTTGGTCGAGCATGTATCCAGGTTCAATCACGCAGGGCTAGCTCACTCAGATAGCGCATTTGGAGCGTATCTGACCAGACATGATGAAGCACTGCGTTGGGCGGAGCTGAACCGTGAACTGATCGCACTGCGGTTTCTCGGGGCAATCCGTACCAAGGGCACGTGCGTACTGGATATAAACCACAATCTGATGTCACCCAAAACACTGGCTGGTGTTGAAGGCTGGTTACATCGTAAAGGGGCAACCCCAAGTGATAAAGGGTGCGTAATGATCCCAGGTTCGCGCGGTGATTACAGTTACCTGGTAAAACCCAAAAACACCACTGAGCCACATGTCAGCTTATATTCACTGGCCCATGGTGCCGGCAGAAAGTGGAAACGGGGCGAGTGTCAGGGGCGCCTGAGTCATAAATATAAGCGCGATGATTTATATCGCACTGAGCTCGGTAGCCGAGTGATCTGTGGCAACAAAGAGCTGCTTTATGATGAAGCGCCACAAGCGTACAAAAAGTGTGAAACCGTGATTGCTGATATGGAGGACGCAGGTCTCATTGACGTTGTTGCCCGCTTTAAACCGGTATTGACCTTTAAAACCAATGGAGACTGTAGCGGATGA
- the apt gene encoding adenine phosphoribosyltransferase, with product MTQANLSLIKDSIATVPNYPKEGIMFRDVTTLLANPAAFKATMDCLVAAYKDQGFTKIIGTESRGFIFGAPLAYELGLPFIPVRKPGKLPREVISQSYQLEYGEDVLELHTDAVEQGDKVLLVDDLLATGGTIEATAKLVERLGGKATDAAFVISLPELGGEKRVTDMGIKVLKLVEFDGE from the coding sequence ATGACACAAGCAAATTTGTCACTGATTAAAGACAGCATCGCAACGGTTCCTAACTATCCGAAAGAAGGGATCATGTTCCGTGATGTCACAACCTTGTTGGCTAATCCGGCAGCTTTTAAAGCAACGATGGATTGCCTGGTTGCAGCATACAAAGATCAGGGATTCACCAAAATCATTGGTACTGAGTCTCGTGGCTTTATCTTTGGTGCGCCTTTAGCTTATGAACTGGGTTTGCCGTTTATTCCGGTACGTAAGCCAGGTAAGTTACCACGTGAAGTGATTAGCCAATCTTATCAGCTTGAGTATGGTGAAGATGTGTTAGAGCTGCATACTGATGCTGTAGAGCAGGGCGATAAAGTTCTGTTGGTTGATGATTTACTGGCAACTGGTGGTACCATTGAAGCAACCGCTAAACTGGTTGAGCGCCTTGGTGGTAAAGCAACCGATGCCGCTTTTGTCATCTCATTGCCAGAACTGGGCGGTGAGAAGCGTGTTACAGACATGGGCATTAAAGTGCTTAAACTGGTCGAGTTTGACGGCGAGTAA